The Persephonella hydrogeniphila genome has a window encoding:
- a CDS encoding CDP-alcohol phosphatidyltransferase family protein produces MSQIIKQLKPVFEELFSPVVSFLNKIGITPNFLTFSGIIFVLASSYFIYTGEFLTGGILLLIGNLCDALDGTLARKFNKESKFGAFLDSVIDRFSDFLPVIAIGLYLKEDDTVLLLSIFAVLFSFMVSYTRARAEGLGIDCKVGIMERAERSVVLILSLIFDFIVAGLLIIAIGALITTLQRIVCVYKKSD; encoded by the coding sequence ATGAGTCAGATAATTAAACAGTTAAAACCTGTTTTTGAAGAACTGTTTTCTCCGGTGGTGTCTTTTTTAAATAAAATAGGAATTACTCCAAATTTTCTCACATTTTCAGGGATAATTTTTGTTCTTGCATCCAGTTATTTTATATACACAGGAGAATTTTTAACAGGAGGAATACTTCTTTTAATCGGGAATCTGTGCGATGCACTTGACGGTACTCTGGCAAGAAAATTTAACAAAGAATCAAAATTTGGAGCTTTCCTTGATTCTGTGATAGATAGATTTTCTGATTTCCTCCCTGTGATTGCTATTGGTCTCTATTTAAAAGAAGATGACACTGTTCTTCTGCTATCTATTTTTGCTGTTTTATTTTCTTTTATGGTCAGCTATACACGGGCAAGAGCAGAAGGACTCGGTATAGATTGCAAAGTAGGTATAATGGAAAGGGCAGAAAGGTCTGTTGTTTTAATATTATCCCTTATATTTGATTTTATAGTAGCAGGGCTGTTAATAATAGCAATAGGAGCTCTTATAACAACCCTGCAGAGAATTGTGTGTGTTTACAAAAAATCAGATTAA
- the infC gene encoding translation initiation factor IF-3 yields MQELRVNRQIRAKEVRLIDEKGQNLGVVPVEEALRIAEEKNLDLVEVSPNANPPVCKIMDYGKYKFEQKKKEKEAKKKQKAKMQNVKEIKFRIKIEDHDYQTKVRHIREFIEEGDKVKVWIWFRGRENVHPELGEKLAQRIIEDLSDIAKVEKPPKKEGRNMLFTLVPKGQK; encoded by the coding sequence ATTCAGGAGTTAAGAGTTAACAGACAGATTAGAGCAAAAGAAGTAAGACTTATTGATGAGAAGGGGCAAAATCTTGGCGTCGTTCCTGTTGAGGAAGCCTTAAGAATAGCAGAGGAAAAAAATCTTGATCTTGTAGAAGTCTCACCAAATGCGAACCCTCCTGTATGTAAAATAATGGACTACGGAAAGTACAAATTCGAGCAGAAGAAAAAAGAGAAAGAAGCCAAGAAAAAGCAGAAAGCCAAAATGCAAAATGTAAAAGAGATAAAATTCCGGATTAAGATTGAAGACCACGATTACCAGACAAAAGTGAGGCATATAAGAGAATTTATAGAAGAAGGTGACAAGGTAAAAGTCTGGATATGGTTTAGAGGAAGAGAAAATGTACACCCGGAGTTAGGAGAAAAACTTGCCCAGAGGATAATCGAAGATCTCTCTGATATAGCAAAAGTTGAAAAACCTCCAAAGAAAGAAGGAAGAAATATGCTATTTACCCTTGTTCCAAAAGGTCAAAAATAG
- the nadB gene encoding L-aspartate oxidase — protein MKRYLTDFDTRNLPVITVDTVIAGAGIAGLSTAAQLINLGIKPLIITKKQPSVSNSFLAQGGIAAAIGKDDDPQSHYRDTLRAGRGLCIEKNVRILVEEGLERVIDLIRYGVPFDRDEQGRVLLTKEGGHSTRRVLHVKDKTGTAIGSVLYSKVKDKTDFLTNFYLEEILTVDGEYAGIIISDGTQKILIKSKSLVIATGGYSPIYLRNTSAYKISGDTIGAAFRAGCILEDLEFVQFHPTALYIEGQPAYLITEAIRGEGAVLIDEKGNRFVDEMKPRDEVARAIFKKYSSGHKVFLDLRPLKEKGISIKDRFPTVYSLLEKFNLADKDLIPVSPAAHYSIGGIKATANGKTSVEGIFSVGESSCTGIHGANRLASNSLLECVTFGYKTAYSVYTYNMYKQIKEIKIRSESAGKDILNREKRREYLIKLKKTMWDLVGLERTEESLHKALSIVEQMEGELLRYKNNRYLIDLLYLSKGIILSAKNRKESRGTHYRTDYPEEREDYKKHTKIYNDFKIKLEVD, from the coding sequence ATGAAAAGATACCTGACAGATTTTGACACACGGAATCTTCCTGTTATAACAGTAGATACAGTAATAGCAGGAGCCGGTATAGCAGGATTAAGCACTGCTGCACAGTTAATCAATCTGGGAATAAAACCCCTGATAATCACAAAGAAACAACCATCTGTATCAAACTCATTCCTCGCACAGGGAGGAATTGCAGCTGCTATCGGAAAAGATGATGATCCCCAATCTCATTACAGAGATACACTCAGAGCAGGAAGAGGGCTGTGTATAGAAAAAAATGTAAGGATACTTGTTGAAGAAGGGCTGGAAAGGGTCATAGACCTTATAAGATACGGCGTACCTTTTGACAGGGATGAACAGGGAAGAGTACTTTTAACAAAGGAAGGAGGACATTCAACCAGAAGAGTTCTCCATGTAAAAGACAAGACTGGAACTGCTATAGGCTCTGTTCTGTACAGCAAAGTAAAAGACAAAACAGATTTTCTTACAAACTTTTACTTGGAAGAGATTTTAACAGTTGACGGCGAATACGCAGGAATCATAATTAGTGATGGTACACAGAAGATTCTTATAAAAAGCAAATCACTGGTAATAGCTACAGGAGGATACAGCCCTATATACCTGAGAAACACTTCAGCTTACAAAATATCAGGAGATACAATAGGAGCTGCTTTTAGAGCAGGATGTATTTTAGAAGATCTGGAATTTGTACAGTTTCATCCTACAGCGCTATATATAGAAGGTCAACCTGCTTACCTTATAACAGAGGCTATCAGAGGAGAAGGAGCAGTTTTAATAGATGAAAAGGGAAACAGATTTGTTGATGAGATGAAACCGAGAGATGAAGTAGCAAGAGCTATATTCAAAAAGTACTCTTCAGGACATAAAGTGTTTTTAGATTTAAGGCCGCTAAAAGAAAAAGGAATATCCATTAAAGACAGATTTCCTACAGTGTATTCGCTCCTTGAAAAATTCAATCTTGCCGATAAAGATCTCATACCTGTCAGTCCTGCTGCCCATTATTCGATAGGAGGAATAAAGGCGACGGCTAACGGAAAAACTTCTGTGGAAGGAATTTTTTCTGTCGGAGAAAGCTCGTGTACTGGAATTCACGGAGCAAATAGACTGGCAAGCAACTCTCTACTTGAATGTGTAACATTTGGTTATAAAACTGCTTACTCTGTTTACACCTACAATATGTATAAGCAGATCAAAGAGATTAAAATAAGATCAGAATCTGCAGGGAAAGATATTCTAAACAGAGAAAAAAGGAGAGAATACCTGATTAAGTTAAAAAAAACTATGTGGGATTTAGTTGGTCTTGAAAGAACAGAGGAAAGCTTGCATAAAGCTCTATCAATCGTGGAACAGATGGAAGGAGAACTCCTAAGATACAAAAACAACAGGTATCTGATTGACCTCTTGTATCTTTCAAAGGGTATAATATTATCAGCAAAAAACAGAAAGGAAAGTAGGGGAACTCATTACCGGACAGATTACCCGGAAGAAAGAGAGGATTACAAAAAGCATACAAAGATTTATAATGATTTTAAAATAAAACTGGAGGTAGATTAG
- a CDS encoding gluconeogenesis factor YvcK family protein: MKVVAIGGGTGLSSLLRGIKHLVPDTITDLTAIVTVADNGGSSGRLREEMQIPAPGDIRNCIVALAEDEDILAKVFQYRFKEGDGLKGHSFGNLFLSVLTKITGDFLDAVEITSDILKIKGKIIPSTDQLVDIVAEFTDGKIIKGETQITEYGKKLKGKIKKIWMEPADVKAPEEAVEKIENADVIILGPGSLYTSIIPNLLVEDIKNAVIHSNAYKIYICNVMTQYGETDRFSASEHINTIHEIVKSPFINAAILNTTIPPDELLRKYMKENAEPVTADAGNISRMGITVYAEDLLDTGDYVRHNPEKLARTLVKIFEKIKEKRAA, encoded by the coding sequence ATGAAAGTTGTTGCTATTGGTGGTGGAACAGGACTGTCCTCCCTGTTAAGAGGAATAAAACATCTTGTACCTGACACAATAACAGATCTGACAGCTATAGTCACCGTTGCAGATAACGGAGGAAGTTCCGGCAGGCTCAGGGAAGAAATGCAGATACCTGCCCCAGGAGATATAAGAAACTGTATCGTTGCCCTTGCAGAAGATGAAGATATACTGGCGAAGGTTTTTCAGTACAGGTTTAAAGAAGGAGATGGGCTGAAAGGGCACTCTTTTGGCAATTTATTCTTATCTGTTCTTACAAAAATAACAGGAGATTTTCTTGATGCAGTTGAGATAACATCAGACATACTAAAAATAAAAGGAAAAATTATACCCTCTACAGATCAGCTTGTTGATATAGTTGCTGAGTTTACAGACGGTAAGATCATAAAAGGAGAAACACAGATAACAGAATACGGAAAAAAACTGAAAGGCAAAATAAAGAAAATATGGATGGAACCTGCAGATGTAAAAGCCCCTGAAGAAGCTGTAGAAAAGATAGAAAACGCAGATGTTATTATCTTAGGTCCTGGAAGCCTTTACACAAGTATAATACCAAATCTACTGGTAGAAGATATAAAGAATGCTGTTATCCATAGTAACGCCTATAAGATATATATATGCAATGTTATGACACAGTACGGAGAAACAGATCGTTTCTCTGCCTCTGAACATATAAACACAATCCATGAGATTGTAAAAAGTCCATTTATAAATGCTGCCATCCTGAATACAACCATTCCCCCTGATGAACTTTTGAGAAAGTATATGAAAGAAAACGCCGAACCTGTTACAGCAGATGCAGGAAATATATCCAGAATGGGAATAACAGTTTATGCCGAGGATCTTCTCGACACAGGAGATTATGTAAGGCACAATCCCGAAAAACTTGCACGAACTCTTGTTAAAATATTTGAAAAAATCAAAGAAAAACGCGCTGCTTAA
- the mtnA gene encoding S-methyl-5-thioribose-1-phosphate isomerase codes for MRKIKDLRPIKTENGILYAINQLKLPAQVEWVELSTCEKVADAITNMVIRGAPLIGIVAAYGFAIGIRELVEKNEDIQKAKKVLQRLKNTRPTAVNLFWALERMWKKFEKYMREQIDTQEMVKLLFKEAEKIELEDYHANKSIGGYGQVLLPKKVNVLTHCNTGALATSGWGTALGVIRSAYEDGKDITVYVDETRPYLQGSRLTAWELVYEGIPHYLITDNSAGFLMKKGIIDAVIVGADRITASGDVANKIGTYSLSVLAKEHGIPFYVAAPTSTFDLSTESGDQIIIEERSEDEIKNCGGCRIAPEETKAVNYSFDITPASNITAIITEKGIISHVDREHIQKFLKYRGV; via the coding sequence TTGAGGAAGATAAAAGACCTGCGACCGATAAAAACAGAAAACGGAATTTTGTACGCTATAAATCAACTAAAGCTTCCTGCTCAGGTAGAATGGGTAGAGCTTTCGACATGCGAAAAGGTTGCTGATGCAATAACGAATATGGTAATAAGAGGAGCTCCGTTGATAGGAATTGTAGCTGCATACGGCTTTGCTATAGGAATAAGAGAGCTGGTTGAAAAAAATGAAGATATACAAAAAGCTAAAAAAGTCTTACAAAGACTTAAAAACACAAGACCTACAGCTGTAAATCTTTTCTGGGCTCTTGAAAGGATGTGGAAAAAATTTGAGAAATATATGAGAGAGCAAATAGACACACAGGAGATGGTAAAACTGCTGTTTAAAGAGGCTGAAAAAATAGAACTTGAAGATTATCACGCAAATAAATCCATAGGGGGATACGGTCAGGTTCTCCTTCCTAAAAAGGTAAATGTGCTGACCCACTGTAATACAGGAGCACTTGCCACCTCTGGATGGGGAACAGCTTTAGGAGTAATAAGAAGCGCATATGAGGATGGTAAAGATATAACAGTGTATGTTGATGAAACGAGACCTTACCTTCAAGGCTCAAGACTAACAGCATGGGAGCTGGTTTACGAAGGGATACCTCATTATCTGATAACAGATAACTCAGCTGGATTTTTGATGAAAAAAGGTATTATAGATGCTGTTATTGTCGGTGCAGACAGGATAACTGCCAGTGGAGATGTGGCAAACAAGATAGGAACCTACTCCCTGTCTGTTCTTGCAAAGGAGCATGGTATTCCTTTTTATGTTGCAGCCCCAACATCAACCTTTGATCTGAGTACAGAAAGCGGAGATCAAATCATAATAGAAGAAAGATCAGAAGATGAAATAAAGAACTGTGGTGGTTGCCGTATAGCCCCAGAAGAAACAAAGGCTGTGAACTACTCTTTTGATATAACCCCTGCATCTAATATCACTGCTATTATTACCGAAAAAGGAATAATATCCCATGTTGACAGGGAGCATATTCAAAAATTTTTAAAATACAGGGGAGTTTAA
- the rimO gene encoding 30S ribosomal protein S12 methylthiotransferase RimO: MKIGVISLGCPKNLVDTETVLGKLKAGKAEIVPELEEAEVILINTCGFIDRAKEESIDTILEISKLKEKGKKIVVTGCLVERYKDQLEKEIPEVDMFINLKEELLIPEKLGIKVPEEFDIYKNRVLATPSHTAYLKISEGCDHTCAFCAIPQIRGRHRSRPIKDIVEEAKALADRGVKEINIVSQDTGFYGIDLYGEPKLWELIKKIEKIQGIKWIRLYYLYPTTVDEDFFKKMVDSEKVVKYFEMPIQHSEDKILKDMMRGYRKNRIEKIIEWKEKYIPEAAVRSAVIVGFPTEKEKDFEAMRRFISDAKFDWLGVFTYSHEEGTVAYEKFEDSIPEEEKLRRKNEIDAIQEKITEEKNRQLIGKELDVLIDGFSEEWETLPVGRTYRSAFEIDGITYIETEEPVKIGEFAKVKIKDVVDTVDTVGEAL, translated from the coding sequence TTGAAAATAGGTGTTATCAGTCTGGGCTGTCCCAAAAATCTTGTAGATACAGAAACTGTTCTTGGAAAGCTAAAAGCAGGAAAGGCAGAGATTGTTCCTGAGCTTGAAGAAGCAGAAGTTATACTTATCAATACATGCGGTTTTATAGACAGAGCAAAAGAAGAGTCTATAGATACTATATTAGAGATATCCAAACTAAAAGAAAAGGGAAAAAAAATTGTTGTTACTGGATGTCTTGTAGAAAGGTATAAAGATCAGCTTGAAAAGGAAATACCTGAAGTAGATATGTTTATAAACCTGAAAGAAGAGCTTCTAATCCCAGAAAAATTAGGTATAAAAGTACCTGAAGAGTTTGATATTTACAAAAATAGAGTACTTGCCACACCTTCCCACACGGCTTACCTGAAAATATCAGAAGGATGTGACCATACATGCGCTTTCTGTGCCATCCCACAGATCAGGGGAAGACACAGAAGCAGACCTATCAAAGATATTGTAGAAGAGGCAAAAGCCCTTGCTGACAGAGGTGTGAAGGAGATAAATATTGTATCTCAGGACACAGGTTTTTACGGCATAGACCTGTATGGAGAGCCTAAACTGTGGGAACTAATAAAGAAAATAGAAAAGATACAAGGTATAAAATGGATCAGGCTTTACTATTTATATCCAACAACTGTAGATGAAGATTTCTTCAAAAAAATGGTTGACAGCGAAAAGGTAGTAAAATACTTTGAGATGCCTATTCAGCACTCTGAAGACAAAATCCTAAAAGATATGATGAGAGGGTACAGAAAAAACAGAATAGAAAAAATAATCGAATGGAAAGAAAAGTACATACCTGAAGCTGCTGTAAGATCAGCAGTAATAGTAGGATTTCCAACAGAAAAAGAAAAAGATTTCGAAGCGATGAGAAGGTTTATATCAGATGCAAAATTCGATTGGTTAGGGGTATTTACCTATTCCCATGAAGAAGGAACTGTAGCTTATGAAAAGTTTGAAGACAGTATTCCTGAAGAGGAAAAGCTCAGAAGAAAAAATGAGATTGATGCAATACAGGAAAAAATAACAGAAGAAAAAAACAGACAGCTAATAGGAAAAGAATTAGATGTTCTTATAGATGGCTTTTCCGAAGAGTGGGAGACCCTTCCAGTAGGAAGAACATACAGATCTGCATTTGAGATAGATGGAATAACATACATTGAGACAGAAGAACCTGTAAAAATTGGAGAATTTGCAAAGGTAAAAATAAAAGATGTTGTTGATACTGTTGATACAGTAGGAGAAGCGTTATAA
- a CDS encoding sensor domain-containing diguanylate cyclase, whose translation MKDLVEDISNKLTNFLQKDFENYTDFSSEIQNIKEQYTDLLREILKPELDINSVKPKAFKFGRYLFQNDISYMLLLDINDHFFPEIVEKLSENDCYSKYFHLLEDRFRYLENKVAYGYLTENIKQDKNWIREKLRIIKNSESMLKPFVRDHLVWVNKILEDIRKLRKESSVPIGHNKCEMGKRLEESEGLGIYDEYRDEIITLHKKIHGNALQMYHFLKNKDFKHLLLEYLEFFNLVGKFVSLLGLTFAVMYEEDANLDPLTKVLSRRSLEFILSSQFHISRISKRPLSIAMMDIDNFKQINDRYGHQIGDCVLKKVARLIQDNLRKSDFIFRYGGEEFLILLPFTSKKDAFFVVDKIVKKLSDTQIKCGEFKDRVTISAGISSIDDAKDIYTLVSKADKALYRAKKAGKNRVSV comes from the coding sequence ATGAAAGACTTAGTCGAAGATATATCCAATAAACTCACAAACTTTCTCCAAAAAGATTTTGAAAACTACACTGACTTTTCGTCAGAAATTCAAAATATTAAAGAGCAGTATACTGATTTGTTAAGGGAAATTCTCAAGCCAGAATTAGATATAAACTCCGTAAAACCAAAAGCATTTAAGTTCGGCAGGTATTTGTTCCAGAATGATATATCCTATATGTTACTGCTTGATATAAATGACCATTTTTTTCCTGAGATTGTAGAAAAACTTTCAGAAAACGATTGCTACTCAAAATACTTCCACCTGCTTGAAGATAGATTTAGATACTTAGAGAATAAAGTCGCTTATGGATACCTGACTGAGAATATCAAACAGGATAAAAACTGGATAAGGGAAAAACTCAGAATTATAAAAAATTCTGAAAGTATGCTTAAACCTTTTGTAAGAGACCATCTGGTATGGGTAAACAAAATATTAGAAGATATAAGAAAGCTGAGAAAGGAAAGCAGTGTACCTATAGGGCATAATAAATGCGAAATGGGTAAAAGACTTGAAGAATCTGAAGGCCTCGGGATATACGATGAGTACAGGGATGAAATCATAACATTACACAAAAAAATCCATGGAAATGCCCTTCAGATGTACCACTTTTTAAAAAATAAAGACTTTAAACATTTACTGCTTGAATATCTTGAATTTTTTAATCTTGTTGGTAAGTTTGTAAGTCTTTTAGGGCTCACATTTGCTGTTATGTATGAAGAGGACGCAAACCTTGATCCCCTTACAAAAGTTTTAAGCAGAAGAAGCCTTGAGTTTATCCTCTCTTCCCAGTTCCATATTTCAAGAATATCAAAAAGACCTCTATCAATTGCCATGATGGACATTGATAACTTTAAACAGATAAATGACAGATACGGCCATCAGATAGGAGACTGTGTACTGAAGAAGGTGGCAAGATTAATACAGGACAATTTAAGAAAGTCAGATTTCATATTCAGATATGGAGGTGAAGAGTTCCTTATTCTCTTACCTTTTACATCTAAAAAAGATGCTTTCTTTGTTGTTGATAAGATTGTAAAAAAACTTTCAGATACCCAGATAAAATGCGGTGAATTTAAAGACAGAGTTACCATTTCTGCTGGTATATCATCTATAGATGATGCAAAAGATATATACACCCTTGTATCTAAAGCAGACAAAGCTCTATATCGGGCAAAAAAAGCTGGAAAAAACAGAGTTTCAGTATAA
- a CDS encoding tetratricopeptide repeat protein, whose protein sequence is MKKRLIIFSAGLLALTGCVKQEEVDLLQKELIQIKKELSEIKEDQNRIKEDISLLSKRVDNVSKVASQNSLEIQKIKSFGEIKPEKGKSEEIEREGEEKVKFPEKPEDLYKYGLDAYYKGKIEEAREAFSLFVKKFRDSELYDNALFWLGQTYYTEGRYDTALKIFSRLVNECMTGQISDCNKLPTAMLKEGYSLMKLGEVDKAKEVFKKILKEFPDTEEAEIAQKKLEVME, encoded by the coding sequence ATGAAAAAAAGATTAATCATCTTTTCTGCTGGTCTTTTAGCTTTAACTGGATGTGTAAAACAGGAAGAGGTGGATCTGCTTCAGAAAGAGCTTATACAGATTAAAAAAGAACTGTCTGAGATAAAAGAAGATCAAAACAGGATAAAAGAAGATATCTCTCTACTTTCTAAGAGAGTTGATAATGTTTCGAAAGTTGCATCACAGAACTCTTTAGAGATACAGAAAATAAAATCTTTCGGAGAAATAAAACCTGAGAAAGGGAAATCAGAGGAGATAGAGAGAGAAGGGGAAGAGAAAGTAAAATTTCCAGAAAAACCAGAAGACCTGTACAAATACGGTCTTGATGCTTACTATAAGGGGAAGATTGAAGAAGCGAGGGAGGCTTTTAGTTTATTTGTAAAAAAATTCAGAGATTCTGAGCTTTATGATAATGCTCTTTTCTGGCTGGGACAGACTTACTATACAGAAGGTAGATACGATACAGCCTTAAAAATCTTCAGTAGACTTGTTAATGAGTGTATGACAGGGCAGATATCAGACTGTAATAAACTACCAACAGCGATGCTAAAAGAGGGATACTCATTGATGAAGTTAGGAGAAGTTGATAAGGCGAAGGAAGTATTCAAGAAAATACTTAAAGAGTTTCCGGATACTGAAGAGGCTGAGATAGCACAGAAAAAACTTGAGGTTATGGAGTGA
- a CDS encoding isoprenyl transferase, which produces MENLYNIPYHVAIIMDGNGRWAKRRGLPRVYGHREGAKRVEDIIDISKRVGIKWLSVFAFSTENWGRPKEEVDAIMSLLVEYINKKVPYLVENNIRLRFMGRIEQLPDMIKNSVVEGEKATENCTGMNFVVALNYSGKAEIIDAVNRVLKEGKREISEEDFREYFYIPDMPDPDLLIRTSGEERISNFMLWQTAYTEFYFTETLWPDFDQEEFLKALYEYQSRERRFGKVFSL; this is translated from the coding sequence ATGGAAAACCTCTATAACATACCCTATCACGTTGCTATTATCATGGATGGTAACGGAAGGTGGGCTAAGAGAAGAGGTCTTCCACGGGTATACGGTCATAGAGAAGGAGCAAAAAGGGTAGAAGATATTATAGATATCTCAAAAAGAGTAGGTATAAAATGGCTTTCTGTTTTTGCATTTTCTACAGAAAATTGGGGAAGACCTAAAGAGGAAGTAGACGCCATAATGTCTTTACTCGTGGAATATATTAATAAAAAAGTTCCTTATCTTGTTGAGAATAATATAAGACTGAGATTTATGGGAAGAATTGAACAGCTCCCTGATATGATCAAAAATTCTGTTGTAGAAGGAGAGAAAGCTACAGAAAACTGTACCGGTATGAATTTTGTAGTTGCTCTTAATTACAGTGGTAAAGCGGAAATAATAGATGCTGTAAATAGAGTTCTGAAGGAAGGTAAGAGAGAGATTTCTGAAGAAGATTTTAGAGAGTACTTTTATATTCCTGATATGCCAGATCCAGATCTTCTGATAAGAACAAGTGGTGAGGAAAGAATATCAAACTTTATGCTGTGGCAAACTGCATATACAGAGTTTTACTTTACTGAAACACTATGGCCAGACTTTGATCAGGAAGAGTTTTTAAAGGCATTGTACGAGTATCAGAGCAGAGAAAGAAGATTCGGGAAGGTTTTCAGTTTATGA